Genomic DNA from Parambassis ranga chromosome 10, fParRan2.1, whole genome shotgun sequence:
gctgctgtgtctgctgccACAAAAAGATGCCAAGTCACATACACTACGCTGCTGTCTCACAGAGGTCATCACTACTAAAGGTACTGAGGGCTGTGCTACCTTTACAGATGCCCGTTCATTCACTCTGTTTTTGTGAAATAAATACTTCACAAATGCCTTGATTGAATGACCTCAAATTTGAAATGATTCATTGCTTACACCTAAAGATAAATTGATTCAAATGTGGTGGTCAGAGGtcataataatataaacaacaacacaaacaaggaCCTTGGCTTTTGTCCGATCTTTTCATGTGGAAATAATTATCTATAAAAGGTTGCCAAATTTAGTAaaattttgtgttgttttaagaGAATTACCTCATTTATTAAGCTTTGAGTGTGTTGgtttaacttcctgtttcctgtctttgtgCATGTAGGCTGACAAGTTTTACTTTCTTTTCTGCATTGTTTAGCATGGTGTTAAAGTTTGTAGCTAAAGGGTCTACAGCTATGGGTCTATGGAGAATATTTGATGTTGTCAAGTTGACATGTGATCCAGTGATGCTGGTGCAATTCCTCAGTGATTGTAAGAATTTACATCTGGAGGTATTTTGCTGAGCCTCTGTTCAAACCAATGTAGACCACGTACCACCCTTAATTGGATGAGGCCATGCCTCGCCCAGACTGCCACTCCTCTTGCAGAATTTTAATGTAATGTGTAAATACATAAAGAAGTGTCTGATTTCATTGTGTCGATTACAATACAGAATCCACACCACAGAACTATGAGGCCACATTATGTCAAGTTATGTTTGAATAtaaattaaatgtgtgtttttgtgctcttGTGTGCGTTCCAGTGCTGAAGCCTTTGGTAGAGGTGCTCAGCGATCCAGACTCcataaacaggatgttgttgtCTCAGCTGGAACAGAGGGAGCAGCAGGCTGAGCAGCAGAAAAAGGCCTACACCTACGCTGCCTCTTATGAAGATTTCATCAAACTGATATCAACTTCTACTGATGTCAATTTCCTTAAACAACTCAGGCACGACAGTTGCTCCCACACATACGCATACACACCTGCACTACTTCATTAAACCCACACAGTCACTGTGGCTACGTGCACATCCTGAAATCATCCATACTGTGTATACATGAGAACATCTTATCTAGACAGTGTTAACCACCAATCTGTTTGCTGCTGAGGTGTTACCATGGGAACAGacagtgtctgtgctgtaaTAAACTAGATCTAAATGTGGGGTAGACATAATACTTATGTTGTCTTGTTTCTGTCTGAAAAATAAGGGCTTagtactgctgctgtttggtgtATTGTTATTGGTCAATATTTTACTATTTTGCCATAtagtttttcagtttttcttatTAGAATTTGGTTCACTATTTCATGGCAGCCCATTTTTAAATTGAGGATAACATCTGATATTTTCCTCCTCTTCGTGTCTTCAGGTATCAGATTGTGGTAGAGATTATTCATGCCAccaccatcagcagcctgcCTCAACTCAAGAAGCAGAAAGGTACAGCCGACACTACACTCCAATGGAAAATGTGCTGATTttagcaatgttttttttgtaacgCTATATTTTCTCACATTGTTTTTTCCTGTCAGAATTCAAATTACAGTGTAAAATCCAGATATTAAACAAGTGCTAAACTTTGCTTTTGACAGCTTGAAGTACATATTCATAACTGAAGGTCAACTCTGTGTGGCCACTTTATCTCTAAGGGTTTAGTGGTTCTTCGCTAGTGATTCTGCTATTGTGCGTTAATGTGCAACCAGAGCTGCCCCAGATTTTATCCATCTCCTGCTTCTCCTTTCTCCTAGACCGAAAAGGTAAAGAGTCTGCAGCCATGAAGGCAGACCTGTTGAGGGCCAGAGATATGAAACGATATATCAATCAGCTGACTGTTGCTAAGAAACAATGTGAAAAACGCATCCGCCTGCTCGGTGGACCAAACTATGAGAACaatgaggaaggaggaggtgaggacagTGATGAACCTCAGAGTCAGAAGGTAAGATTCTGGTAACGATTTCATTTAGCTGGTATGGTTTCttgaaaaaatacatatttttataatatTCTGTTTGATATCAACTTGGAACTTGTCTGTTTATGTGCTGTGGATGAAaatatgctttgttttttgtctcttaTTCAATCAGATTCTCCAGTTTGATGACATTTTGTGTAATCCAGGCTACAGAGAGCATTTCAGAGTTTACATGGAGAGAGTTGATAAGAGAGCTCTAATAAGCTTCTGGGAACTGGTggaaacactgaaaactgcCAACAAGGTATGTTGTACACACCTTCCAAAAAGAAATACAACTTATTAAGCTTCCTGTCATTTAGAAGAGCTCTGGAGGTATTCTAACCTCAAAAGTCAGCAGGTGAAGGCATTCAGAAAGATCATTTGCAGGAGGAGTGGATAGGACTGTGGGTGTCAAAAATCACAGACCCTTTTATTCCTGTAGCTTCTTAGAGCAACACCTGTCCTAATTTGTTTGTTcgtgtgtgtttgacagaatGAGGTGCCCCAGATCGTAGGAGAAATCTACCAGAAATTCTTtgtggagagcagagagatCCCTGTTGAGAAGTTTCTACTCAAGGAGATCCAGCAGAGTCTGGTGGGAAACAGAGGAACACAAGTCTTCGTTAGACTACAAGAACAGGTAAATGCTTACAATCTCTatctaaaggctgttccatattccacgagaacagagaacttgctccacgggtggtaagagtaaaaaaaaaggtggaggtaccatactccgcgagacgtgtgtgtgcagaactcctcatacggccctcctacgcagcgcacgtcacacacaaaaggttgacaatgcagttgtattgtaaattgtgagcacagtcgtggttacctggcctaatgagctgataatgttcagggaagaagctcttgcgcttctccacattcatcacgcccacaataaattccgaccaatcacagcacagTTGACGCACAgctctgcccgggccatgtgtccaagggcgctgcacaacgggcggtccgagagaaaatCATTTTGTGGGCTGAACgtcggcagggggaagggagttctctgttctcgtggagtatggatccagctttagtatGGAAGTTAGAGATTGGACAAAGACAGTGTAACGTTTCTGTTGTTCTTAAACATCCTCTAGGTGGCTGAGACGATGAGAGAGCGTTACTACCCCTCCTTCCTGGTTTCTGACCTCTACGATAGGCTGATCAAACGAGATGAGCAGCACAGCCAATCACGGTGTAGcacagaggaaaaggaggaagggGTCAGATACACATTCCTCTGTTTGATGTTATTTTGTGTCACATTTGCTCATGTTTATTTGTTCGTTATTTATCTCTCTGCATCTAGTGTCAGGGTCTAGATCCaggagaggaagtgtgtgaTGAAGGCAGTAAAGGAATCAATGAGCAGGCCAGTTATGCTGCTACGAAACTACGCCAACTCTATGACAAACTGGAGTATAAGCGACAGGCGCTTGGCTCCATCCAGAATGCACCCAAACCAGacaaaaaagtaagaaaatacATCACTTCAGAATTACAGTGTTATTCATCTTATGGCATCTCTTTGTGTAACTGTAAAATTGACTTAagcctcttgtgtgtgtgtgtgtgttcatagaTAGTGAGCAAACTAAAGGAAGAAATAGGAGCCATGGAGAGAGAGCACAGTGAACTGCAGCAACACATCACAAGGACTGACTGGTGGTGTGAAAACCTGGGGCACTGGCGGGCTACTATTACCTCAGCTGAGGTGactaattttaattattatagCACAAATAAGGCATATTGTACTCATACTTCAGAAACCAAGAAGAAGTGTGTGAGGATCCATATATTTATAGTGATCTTGAGCTGGGTGCCTGCAGCCCACAGACATCAGCTACAGGAAGAGAAATATATTGTGTACATGCATCAAATCAGCTTGTACTGTGACGTTTATTGTATGAGCTTCTTTTCCACTATCATGTGGCTCATTGGCTAAATGCAAGGGGATTCCTTgggccacacacagctgatataGCGTAAAGTCACATGTgtgtttaactgtgtgtgttgcaggctaCTGAGGAAGGTGGTGAGACTGTGGCTTGTTACAGTGTATGTGTTAGCCTGGTAGAAGGAGAGGAAACGGTCAACAGTCGCTGGAGTGTCCAGAGGAAACTCACTGAATTCCAGATGTTGCATCGCAAACTCACAGAGGTAACAACAACATATATGTGTAATTGTTGCCTTGGTCCACATTGCAAAGTCTGCTACAGGAAGAATGttgaaaaaagatttgatgATGGATTTAGAGCAgattaaacaacacaaacaacagactGGAGTCTGTTTGAAGGTTTTCCAGCTCTTTGATTAAATGAGTTCACTCTACCACAATAAATTGGTTTTGATTAATTCCAATTGCTGTGAAATCTACAGAGCTGTTTGCTCTCAGTCTGCTAAAATAGCACAATAAACAACATATCTGTAAAGAAAGAATTTGTTTCCTGCTAAATTAACTGTATTGTCCCTCACATTAttgtaaaaaacacattaacattcCTCTCTTCTCCAGTGTTTTCCATCATTGAAGAAACTCCAGTTACCATCGCTCAGTAAACTGCCCTTCAAATCCATTGATCAGAAGTTCTTAGACAAGAGCAAAACACAGCTCAATGCCTTTCTCCAGGTAAACAAGCAAACAGTACTAGCATACCCACTGTATATACCACTGTATATCACCCCATCTGTTATCATATCCATTCTTTCTATCAATAAGCAAACCTGTAACTTCAATATAAGCTTCTGACTGACCCCCACAGTCctagaaaatacattttaatgcatGTAATTAAATCTACtattatctaaaaaaaaatgagattttGTACACAATTTATCATTTAAACTATACTTTTGTCATATCTAAGCCTATAATTTCCCCCAAAATGTAGGTAGACTTTAGTTTAAGCTGCATGTAATCCCTAACAACCTCAGAAGTCCCATAGTGATGACGATGGTTACGTCAGCTCTgtgtactgtgtatgtgtgtgttgcagcgtCTGCTGACAGATGAGCGGTTGTGTCAGTCAGAGGCTCTCTATGCGTTCCTCAGTCCATCTCCTGAGCATCTCAAGGTAAAACTACCTCTAATATATTATAATTTATACAAACATACTCCTTCCCTCTGAAAGCCAGCAAATAGgaattgttttaatgtatgacTGCCCATCTATTCATCAGAATGATCACCTGCAGTGACCAGCCTTGTTTCGTTAGTCATGCCAGGCTGAATAATTCAAACTCAAACACCGTAAACCACAAAAGGTTATAGCTGCTGTGAACAGGAGCTAATCATTTTGTCTGCTTTATTATATGGTTTTATGGCCCTGTGTAGCAAGGATAGGCAACACTGTGTACATGGTATCCTTTGAATATTAAGAGTAGACAGGTTGAGGTCTGCTTGTACTTTGCATGTAGGACATTTATAAGGACATTTTATATTATGTTTCTATCCTAAAGGTGATGTCTATCCAGAAGAAATCCTCTTTTTCTCTGGCCTCCTTCCTGGAGAGGTTACCTGGAGATTTCTTCTCCCATGCTGAGGTATGCACTTCTGGTGAAGCAGCATTGAATCAACTGCTGCCCTGCATCCTCATTTTTGTGGCGCATGTATTTGTTCATAggaggatggtgatgatgacagTGACTTGTCAGACTATGGCGATGAAGCAGATGGGCGGAAAGATGCTCTGGCTGAGCCCTGCTTCATGCTTATAGGGGAGATTTTTGAACTCAGAGGAAGTGAGCAGTACACTCTCAAAATTAATGAATTTTCACTGCATGTGAGTGGATTTTACTAATTGGTTTCTTCCctggtttctgtctgtctgccttttcCCCTCAGTGTTTAAGTGGGTGAGGAAAACTCTAATTGCACTAGTCCAGGTGACATTTGGACGAACTATTAACAAGTAAGTGTGAGTGAGGTGGCATTTTAGCACTGTGGCTTTTTTGGTTGGTTTTCAGGACCGGTTGAACTGTCCTATATGACAGAATATCTGCTGTAGCTTTCATGTTAGCTGTAGCAGCAGAGCAATTAGTTGTTAGTTGCTGTGATAATGAGCATCCAGGAGTGCTGAACAGAGAGCTCCTGTTGAGTTCACTTGTCAATGTGCAGTGTTCACTTAGCATATTTAGCAggtttcagttgtttttgttgaattAGCCATGAAAATACccataaaatgaatgaaatgtctACAAAGCCATCATCATTATCCTTGAATAAAGCCCTTTTTGATGCTGGCTGGAGTTACCGGCGCATAGCCAGGGACTTGAGATGCAGTCCAAGCACTATAAAGTATATTTTCGACCATGATGCCACCAATCTACACCTGAACTGAAAGGGGAGTGgtagaaaaaaattaaactttcAGACAGACAAGTGAAGCACCTCAAAATTCTCAGTTTTAGAGACCAAAGAAAGACCTCACAACTGCTGACAAGTTTAACACCACAATAAGTAATGGTGCAACAGTGTCTTCAAGAACTGTGTGTCAGAAACTGGGAGGAGAAGGATTTGTTGGCAGAATAGCAGCAAAGAAACTATTACTGAAAGACAAACATAGAGTGAAATGCCTGAATAAAAGAAGATTAGTATGAAGTGCCAGGgagatctgctgctgtatatgCTGCAAAAGGTGTTGAACGTTTGTTAAAAACAGTAGGACTCCATGTGCTAAAGGTGAAGCTAATGTCTTGTGTTCTGTATTCTAGACAGATCCGTGACACTGTAAATTGGATCTTCTGTGagcagatgttggtgtgttacatcagtgtgttcagggatactTTCTGGCCCAACGGCAAATTAGCACCACATGTCAAGGTCCGAACAGAATCTGAGCGCACTGAGACTAAAGAGCGGGCTCAACAGAAACTACTTGACAATATCCCAGGTTAGTAACACATGCAAATATAAGTCGTAGATATAATTCATTCAGTGATTGTTACATTACGtaatgtttgcttttttcccAAGATGCACTAGCAAATCTAGTTGGCCAACAGAATGCCCGCTATGGAATCATCAAAATCTTTAatgctctgcaggaggccagtgCCAACAAACATCTTCTCTATGTAAGAACCACATGTCAAACATCATCTATGACACTAACTGTACAACATACAACCACAAATCTTATGCTTCTGTTTCCCTATCTTTGTTAGGTGTTGATGGAAATGTTACTCAAGGAAGTGTGTCCTGAACTTAGGGTGAAGGTGGACAACATCTGACCACATGCGCATCCATTAACatagcaaacacacacacagacacagacgtgCACAGAGTGATTTGATGATACTAAGGCTCTGCTGGTTCATCTTTCAGGCCTCTCTGTAACTGACCAATAACAAACTGCCAAGCTTAGACAAGAGGAGGGCTGTTTTTGGTGGAACCTCAGAAAGGAAAGCAGCTGTGTTGGTCAGAGCTGAGACCACATGCTGATTCTGTTATTAGAACTTTGCTGTGAAATGATGAAAAGCTGAGCTGACACCTGCCTGGTGTGTGACTTTGTTGTGGTTCAGAACAGGGAGAAACTCATGGGAGTTAGACTTCTTCCTGTCAAACTAGGCTGTTCACCCATTTTATCAGAAATCCCAGTCACAACAGAACAAATTATATTTTTGTCACCATGTGActcacatctgtttttttttctttcgatAGCACTAAAATGCCACATCTGTGCCAGAAGAACTTGAAATGAAatcttttgttttaatttaaatcgTGGCAGTCTAGTACACAACTTGGTTCTCTGGATCCACATTCGTAGAGCAGATAACATGAAGACCATGATTAAACACAGACAGCCATCAAAGACAACCAGTGAACCACGGACCTCTGAACATTCCTTCTACACACAACCTGAGCAACAACACTTGTGTTCTGTGATTCTTGTTAAAGCTTATAATTGTGCAATATAATGTCATGTAAAAGTCATTGTGATGATTTTATTTATGATTATTATTgatagattttatttttaccaaAAATGATTTAGAGAGCGTTTCTAAGCAATAAATTGCAAACAAAATgtgtggaattttttttttttatctctttaaaGAAGGAATTGTTGTCCATCC
This window encodes:
- the snx25 gene encoding sorting nexin-25 yields the protein MPTPSTTTTPQAGGSSSTGEEEGPMSATSTSSVGSSFRFVPAFCLGVVAAVVFQLAWGGLTLTSFFLKLFIYVSFALLCFLAGSFVLLVRKSPLKVSCFDRSKRQSTARLEFFNKLMGRFLVPVQESSQTRRVVVSHNVDKALKEVFDYAYRDYILSWYIPLSRDEGQLYSMLSEDWWQMIGQLRSRLADIDLVNVVCYDSIRILHTHFTDLKSASLRPDEGARPFPLHPCLVSPDSELAFLRCVARILLLCLLPQKDAKSHTLRCCLTEVITTKVLKPLVEVLSDPDSINRMLLSQLEQREQQAEQQKKAYTYAASYEDFIKLISTSTDVNFLKQLRYQIVVEIIHATTISSLPQLKKQKDRKGKESAAMKADLLRARDMKRYINQLTVAKKQCEKRIRLLGGPNYENNEEGGGEDSDEPQSQKILQFDDILCNPGYREHFRVYMERVDKRALISFWELVETLKTANKNEVPQIVGEIYQKFFVESREIPVEKFLLKEIQQSLVGNRGTQVFVRLQEQVAETMRERYYPSFLVSDLYDRLIKRDEQHSQSRCSTEEKEEGCQGLDPGEEVCDEGSKGINEQASYAATKLRQLYDKLEYKRQALGSIQNAPKPDKKIVSKLKEEIGAMEREHSELQQHITRTDWWCENLGHWRATITSAEATEEGGETVACYSVCVSLVEGEETVNSRWSVQRKLTEFQMLHRKLTECFPSLKKLQLPSLSKLPFKSIDQKFLDKSKTQLNAFLQRLLTDERLCQSEALYAFLSPSPEHLKVMSIQKKSSFSLASFLERLPGDFFSHAEEDGDDDSDLSDYGDEADGRKDALAEPCFMLIGEIFELRGMFKWVRKTLIALVQVTFGRTINKQIRDTVNWIFCEQMLVCYISVFRDTFWPNGKLAPHVKVRTESERTETKERAQQKLLDNIPDALANLVGQQNARYGIIKIFNALQEASANKHLLYVLMEMLLKEVCPELRVKVDNI